The genomic DNA TCACAAGAAAAAAATAATAGTAAACTGGTTTACTAAATGGTTTAAAGCTGAACGATTTTGTTGTATAATACATTATCGGGAAATCGGAGGGAACGAATTCATGAGAATGGTAGACATTATTGAAAAGAAACGTGACGGGCATCAACTAACAAGCGAAGAAATTCAATTTATTATCAACGGATACACAGATGGTTCAATTCCAGATTATCAGGTAAGTGCCTTTTTAATGGCTGTTTTTTACCAAGATATGACAGACGAAGAAATTACACAAATGACGTTAGCAATGGTCCATTCAGGCGAAATTGTGGATCTTTCTTCTATAGAAGGAATCAAAGTCGACAAGCATTCTACAGGTGGCGTAGGCGACACTACGACGCTTATTTTAGCGCCATTAGTTGCTAGTGTCGGGGTCAATGTAGCAAAAATGTCTGGTCGTGGCTTAGGCTACACGGGCGGTACGTTGGATAAATTAGAAGCGATTCCTGGTTTTAAAGTTGAATTGACAGAAGAACGTTTTATTCAATTGGTGAACGATACAAAAGTGGCAGTGATTGGTCAGTCAGGTGATCTAGCACCAGCAGACAAAAAACTTTATGCGTTACGTGATGTGACCGCCACTGTTGACTCAATTCCATTAATTGCAAGTTCCATTATGAGTAAAAAAATTGCCGCAGGGGCAGATGCGATTGTCTTAGACGTGACTACTGGTGAAGGGGCCTTTATGAAAGACCTAGCAAGTGCTCGTCGATTAGCGGAAACAATGGTTCGCATTGGAAAACTGGCAAATCGCCAAACGATGGCAGTAATTTCAGACATGTCACAACCTTTAGGGGAGGCCATCGGAAACAGTTTAGAAATCGTTGAAGCAATCGAGACCTTGCAAGGAAATGGACCAGAAGATTTAGTGGAGATGTGCTATGTCTTAGGAAGTCAGATGGTCGTTTTAGCTAAAAAAGCCGAGACGTTAGACGAAGCACGGGCTTTATTGGAAGAAGCATTAACAAGCGGTCGAGCGCTCGCGAAATTTAAAGAAATGATTGAAAATCAAGGCGGCGACAGTTCCGTTGTTGACCAGCCAGAAAAATTATTAACCGCAACTTATCAATTTGATTTACCTGCCAAAGAAACAGGCGTGGTACAAAAAATCGTTGCCAATGAAATTGGCGTTGCCGCAATGTTGCTGGGCGCTGGTCGGGCTACGAAAGAAGATACGATTGATTTTGCAGTTGGCTTGAAACTTCACAAAAAAGTAGGGAGCCCAGTTGAAAAAGGCGAATCATTATTAACCATTTATGCCAATCGTGAAGACGTGACAGAAGTCGAACAATTGCTTTATAAAAACATTGAAATTGGACCAACTGGCGAAGAGCCTATTTTGATTCACGATATCATTACGGAATAAAACAAAAAGAAAAGAGGAATTCTCATCATGGAATTAAACCGCATGATTGACCACACTATTTTGAAACCAGAAGCGACAGAAGCTGCTGTCCAAAAAATTATTGACGAAGCTAAGGAGTACAACTTTTTCTCTGTATGTATCAATCCTTGTTGGGTCGCTTTTGCTAGCGAGCAATTAGCAGATACCGACGTCGCTGTGTGTACCGTTATTGGCTTTCCTTTGGGGGCAAATACACCAGAAGTTAAAGCATACGAAGCAGCTGATGCAATTAAAAATGGTGCGAATGAAGTGGATATGGTGATTAATATTGGTGCATTAAAATCACAACAATACGATTACGTACGTCAAGACATTCAAGGCGTAGTAGATGCAGCCAAAGGAAAAGCGTTAGTCAAAGTGATTATTGAAACAGCATTATTAACAGACGAAGAAAAAGTTAAAGCTTGTGAATTAGCCAAAGAAGCAGGTGCCGATTTCGTTAAAACATCTACTGGCTTCTCAACAGGCGGCGCTAAAGTAGCAGACATTCGTTTAATGCGTGAGACAGTTGGTCCTGACATGGGCGTTAAGGCTTCTGGTTGCGTGCATAATGCAGAAGAAGCGTTAGCAATGATTGAAGCTGGGGCAACACGCATCGGTGCAAGTACGGGTGTAGCAATTGTTTCTGGCGCAACTGGCGAAGGGTATTAATTCGTATTTCAAATTAAACGAAGGTGTGGCGAAAAAGATGACAGTAAAACAAGAATGGCTTGATTGTGCCGTAGAAGCATTGGCACACGCCTATGTA from Enterococcus faecalis includes the following:
- a CDS encoding pyrimidine-nucleoside phosphorylase, with the translated sequence MRMVDIIEKKRDGHQLTSEEIQFIINGYTDGSIPDYQVSAFLMAVFYQDMTDEEITQMTLAMVHSGEIVDLSSIEGIKVDKHSTGGVGDTTTLILAPLVASVGVNVAKMSGRGLGYTGGTLDKLEAIPGFKVELTEERFIQLVNDTKVAVIGQSGDLAPADKKLYALRDVTATVDSIPLIASSIMSKKIAAGADAIVLDVTTGEGAFMKDLASARRLAETMVRIGKLANRQTMAVISDMSQPLGEAIGNSLEIVEAIETLQGNGPEDLVEMCYVLGSQMVVLAKKAETLDEARALLEEALTSGRALAKFKEMIENQGGDSSVVDQPEKLLTATYQFDLPAKETGVVQKIVANEIGVAAMLLGAGRATKEDTIDFAVGLKLHKKVGSPVEKGESLLTIYANREDVTEVEQLLYKNIEIGPTGEEPILIHDIITE
- the deoC gene encoding deoxyribose-phosphate aldolase, with the protein product MELNRMIDHTILKPEATEAAVQKIIDEAKEYNFFSVCINPCWVAFASEQLADTDVAVCTVIGFPLGANTPEVKAYEAADAIKNGANEVDMVINIGALKSQQYDYVRQDIQGVVDAAKGKALVKVIIETALLTDEEKVKACELAKEAGADFVKTSTGFSTGGAKVADIRLMRETVGPDMGVKASGCVHNAEEALAMIEAGATRIGASTGVAIVSGATGEGY